One window of the Heliomicrobium undosum genome contains the following:
- a CDS encoding N-acetylmuramoyl-L-alanine amidase family protein translates to MLFISRQLSFLFARRSFAAVVLLGGWLTALFLLGHSLPADAASPSPETVKLVINGKSVIPDSPPVIVKDRVLVPVRVVSEQLGLKAAWNSEKYEATLEGEGQTILLRPGQREANVNGKAVSLDAPAQLRDNRLFVPLRFVGASMGGKIDWDSASRTAYVAAASKTASPSSPADPVGQAPGTPATPGSLNPPAPSSTSGTTTPSGAAKPPGTAQPPGTALSQAGQLTDIDWQIENNKDIIILAKTDRTEFQLSVLGGPDRVVVDLPGAKLGDGLPKNRVINLGPVKQVRLGQFREDTARIVIDLNGPAKPQIQNESGGLRIRIPGTTALRRAGIPLILLDPGHGGSDPGALGPTGKQEKDFTLPMALKVRDLLVKQDVDVLLTRSVDMDVSLADRGTINNRIRPDLFFSIHANAAARSEAGGTETWMCAENGRSLAEAIQRKVQPATGRDDRGVKQANFYVLRTSEVPAALLETVFISNAEEENLLFKADFQDRVARAIVAAMMEYLKRPLRP, encoded by the coding sequence TTGTTGTTTATATCTCGTCAATTGTCTTTTCTGTTTGCTCGCCGGTCATTTGCGGCTGTCGTTCTGCTGGGGGGCTGGCTGACCGCCCTTTTTCTCCTTGGACATTCCTTGCCGGCCGATGCGGCTTCTCCGTCTCCGGAAACGGTCAAACTGGTCATCAACGGCAAGTCTGTCATCCCCGATTCACCACCGGTGATCGTGAAGGACCGGGTGCTCGTGCCCGTTCGCGTCGTGTCGGAACAACTGGGACTGAAGGCGGCCTGGAACAGCGAAAAATACGAAGCCACGTTGGAAGGGGAAGGGCAGACGATTCTCCTCCGTCCCGGTCAACGGGAGGCCAATGTGAACGGCAAGGCGGTTTCCTTGGATGCCCCGGCCCAACTCCGGGACAACCGGCTCTTTGTCCCTTTGCGTTTCGTCGGCGCTTCCATGGGCGGGAAGATCGATTGGGACAGCGCCAGCCGCACGGCCTATGTGGCGGCTGCATCGAAGACGGCGTCACCGTCATCTCCGGCGGATCCGGTGGGGCAGGCGCCGGGAACGCCGGCGACACCCGGTTCATTAAATCCACCGGCTCCGTCAAGCACCTCGGGAACGACAACGCCCTCCGGCGCGGCGAAGCCTCCCGGAACAGCACAGCCCCCCGGAACGGCTTTGTCTCAAGCGGGCCAACTCACTGACATCGACTGGCAGATCGAGAACAACAAGGACATCATCATCTTGGCCAAGACCGACAGGACCGAGTTTCAACTGTCGGTCCTGGGCGGACCTGACCGGGTGGTCGTCGATTTGCCGGGCGCTAAACTGGGAGATGGCCTGCCAAAGAACAGGGTGATCAACCTGGGGCCGGTGAAACAGGTGCGGCTTGGCCAGTTCCGGGAGGATACGGCCCGGATCGTCATCGACCTGAACGGACCGGCGAAGCCCCAGATTCAGAACGAATCCGGTGGCCTGCGCATCCGCATACCAGGGACAACGGCGCTGCGACGCGCCGGAATCCCATTAATCCTGCTAGACCCCGGCCACGGCGGCAGCGATCCTGGCGCGTTGGGACCGACAGGTAAACAGGAGAAGGATTTCACCTTGCCCATGGCCTTGAAGGTCCGTGATCTTCTGGTCAAACAGGATGTGGATGTGTTGCTGACCCGGTCCGTCGACATGGATGTGTCGCTGGCCGACCGGGGAACGATCAACAACCGAATCCGTCCTGATCTGTTTTTTAGCATCCATGCCAACGCAGCCGCCCGATCGGAGGCGGGCGGAACGGAGACATGGATGTGCGCTGAAAATGGACGTTCTCTTGCCGAGGCGATCCAGCGGAAGGTGCAGCCGGCGACAGGGAGAGATGATCGGGGGGTCAAGCAGGCGAACTTTTATGTCCTGCGGACCTCCGAGGTTCCCGCTGCATTGCTGGAGACCGTCTTCATCTCCAATGCTGAAGAGGAAAATTTGTTGTTCAAGGCGGATTTTCAAGACCGCGTTGCCCGGGCGATTGTCGCCGCGATGATGGAATACCTTAAACGGCCGCTGCGCCCGTAA
- a CDS encoding nucleoside kinase, which yields MNEYTSNCLGLTVSSPKTGFFCRWWNRRLPLQALAWELQPEYPAPIVAVRVDNVLEDLEYVPERDCRVEMVDMSTETGLRVYGQSLAFVLMRVARELFPGQQLEIQFSLNKGFYGELLGDEPLTEEMVDRLRERMWEVVRAAEPIERRVVSCFEALHILEAAGRKDQADILRFRSREPVNIYTCGGYMAYSDEILVPHTGMITTYQLVHYFSGFLLRHPDQSDPYRIPPNVEQKQLAYIFRESDKWTKIVKVGDVRDLNRHNEAGKTGELIRIAEALHEKKIAQIADRIAEEPEKARLILIAGPSSSGKTTFAQRLKIQLRVNGLDPVTLSMDDYFLPRERTPRDASGNYDFESIDAVDCALFNDHLMKLITGEAVEIPRYNFHTGDREYHQDIVQAGIDRPIIVEGIHGLNEKLTAAVARDHKFKIYVSALMELNLTPMNYIKTTDARCIRRIVRDHRFRSHDAPRTLTMWSSVRRGEERWIFPFQEEADVMFNSALVYELAVLARYAAPLLEAIDGDSKVYGEAQRLLTLLDYFRPMEDLEVPHNSILREFIGGSCFF from the coding sequence ATGAACGAATACACATCGAACTGTCTGGGCCTAACCGTGTCCTCTCCGAAGACAGGCTTTTTCTGCCGGTGGTGGAACCGTCGCCTGCCGCTGCAGGCGCTCGCCTGGGAACTGCAGCCCGAGTACCCCGCGCCCATTGTGGCCGTCCGTGTCGACAATGTGCTGGAGGACTTGGAATACGTCCCGGAACGGGACTGCCGGGTGGAAATGGTCGATATGTCGACAGAGACGGGCCTGCGCGTCTACGGGCAGAGCCTCGCCTTTGTGTTGATGCGGGTGGCGCGGGAACTGTTTCCCGGTCAGCAGTTGGAGATTCAGTTTTCGTTGAATAAGGGTTTTTACGGCGAACTCCTGGGCGATGAGCCCTTAACGGAAGAGATGGTCGACCGCCTGCGCGAGCGCATGTGGGAGGTTGTCCGGGCCGCAGAACCGATCGAGCGCAGGGTGGTCAGTTGCTTTGAGGCGCTGCACATCCTGGAGGCCGCAGGCCGCAAGGATCAAGCTGACATTCTCCGCTTTCGCAGCCGTGAACCGGTCAACATCTATACCTGTGGCGGCTATATGGCCTACAGCGATGAGATTCTCGTTCCCCATACGGGGATGATCACCACCTATCAACTGGTTCACTATTTCTCCGGTTTTCTCCTGCGCCATCCTGATCAGTCTGATCCCTACCGGATTCCGCCCAATGTGGAACAGAAGCAGCTGGCCTACATCTTTCGCGAGTCGGACAAGTGGACGAAGATCGTCAAGGTGGGCGATGTGCGCGACCTCAATCGCCACAATGAGGCAGGGAAGACGGGTGAGTTGATCCGTATCGCCGAGGCGCTCCATGAGAAGAAGATCGCCCAGATCGCCGATCGGATCGCCGAGGAACCGGAAAAAGCGCGGCTGATCCTGATCGCCGGTCCCTCTTCCTCCGGCAAGACCACCTTCGCCCAGCGCCTGAAGATCCAGTTGCGCGTCAACGGCCTTGACCCAGTGACCCTGTCGATGGACGATTACTTCCTTCCCCGGGAACGGACGCCCCGCGACGCCTCGGGCAACTACGACTTTGAGTCCATCGACGCCGTCGATTGCGCCCTCTTTAACGACCACCTGATGAAGTTGATCACTGGAGAGGCTGTCGAAATCCCCCGTTATAACTTCCACACGGGCGATCGCGAATACCATCAGGACATCGTGCAGGCCGGCATCGATCGGCCCATCATCGTGGAAGGGATCCATGGGCTCAATGAAAAATTGACGGCGGCGGTGGCTCGCGATCATAAGTTTAAGATCTACGTGAGCGCTCTCATGGAACTTAACCTGACTCCCATGAACTACATCAAGACGACCGATGCCCGCTGCATCCGCCGCATCGTCCGGGATCACCGGTTCCGTTCCCATGACGCGCCGCGGACCTTGACTATGTGGTCCTCTGTCCGCCGCGGCGAGGAACGGTGGATTTTCCCCTTTCAAGAGGAGGCGGACGTCATGTTCAACTCCGCCCTCGTCTACGAACTGGCGGTGCTGGCCCGCTACGCCGCCCCGCTCCTGGAGGCCATCGACGGCGACTCAAAGGTCTACGGTGAGGCGCAGCGCCTCTTGACGCTGCTCGATTATTTCCGCCCCATGGAGGACCTGGAGGTTCCCCACAACTCGATCCTGCGTGAGTTCATCGGAGGCAGTTGTTTTTTCTAA
- a CDS encoding flagellar brake protein, which produces MSQDRLNVNDLIQILIPAGSIYSGHYKSRIEDMTEDTLTLALPFKEGQLIPLHIGEHLIFYKASENGVWVYQTVVQSRRSAPLPVIIVKKPIRADKVQRRNFYRFPITIATQYCKQEKDVEPKDWTWCKGVIRNISGGGVCLTVKEQLHVGDKIMVDLPLGKDRLRVGGQVKRSLIEGEGKDVVYVLGIEFLNISRGEQERVIQFIFTRQREMRSQGMQ; this is translated from the coding sequence ATGAGTCAGGACCGGCTAAACGTCAATGACCTTATCCAAATCCTCATACCGGCAGGCAGCATCTATTCCGGTCATTACAAGAGCCGGATCGAGGATATGACAGAAGACACTCTGACGCTGGCATTGCCGTTCAAAGAGGGACAACTGATCCCGCTGCACATCGGCGAGCACCTGATCTTTTACAAGGCCAGCGAGAACGGGGTCTGGGTCTACCAGACGGTCGTTCAGTCGCGCCGATCTGCCCCGCTTCCCGTGATTATCGTAAAAAAACCGATCCGCGCCGACAAGGTGCAGCGCCGAAATTTTTACCGTTTTCCCATCACCATCGCCACTCAGTACTGCAAACAGGAGAAAGATGTGGAGCCCAAGGACTGGACCTGGTGCAAGGGGGTTATCCGCAACATCTCCGGTGGCGGCGTTTGCCTGACTGTCAAGGAACAACTGCACGTGGGCGACAAGATCATGGTGGACCTGCCGCTCGGCAAGGACCGGCTCCGCGTCGGCGGGCAGGTGAAACGCTCCCTCATCGAAGGGGAGGGAAAGGATGTCGTCTATGTCCTCGGGATCGAGTTTTTGAACATCTCCCGGGGAGAGCAGGAACGGGTGATCCAGTTTATCTTCACCAGACAGCGCGAGATGCGTAGCCAAGGTATGCAGTAA
- the rodA gene encoding rod shape-determining protein RodA, with protein sequence MRLKLARNLDLTLVAVVLLLLTFSIVIMRSASSNVGADPLAFARKQTIWVFIGIAFVIISMFFHYQTLSRYSWYLYGLNLLILIAVLLPGLGVNVNGAVRWINIGGFQFQPSEFAKLLMIITFADFLSKRQGRMETLKDLLPCFAFVAVPMLPILKQPDLGTSLVFIAIMLGMLAAAGANKKVLGLLVFSGLVVVIVAIYGHLTWGWPLPLKEYQIKRLIIFLDPDLDPLGDGYHIRQSLVAIGSGGLFGKGLFQGTQAQLNFLPEHHTDFVFSVVGEELGFIGAVGLLALFFVIILRGLRIALDARDTFGSLIVTGIVSMWLFHVLVNVGMTTGIMPVTGIPLPFVSYGGSAMLTNLVCLGLLLNVYWRRQSIMF encoded by the coding sequence TTGCGCTTGAAACTTGCGCGGAACCTGGATCTGACACTGGTTGCCGTTGTGCTTCTCCTGCTGACCTTCAGCATTGTCATCATGCGCAGCGCCTCATCTAACGTGGGCGCCGATCCGCTGGCATTCGCCCGCAAACAGACCATCTGGGTCTTTATCGGCATCGCCTTTGTGATCATCTCCATGTTTTTTCACTACCAGACCTTGTCGCGCTACTCCTGGTATCTCTATGGCTTAAACCTGCTGATCCTGATCGCCGTGCTGCTCCCAGGTCTCGGCGTCAATGTGAACGGGGCCGTCCGCTGGATCAACATCGGCGGATTCCAATTTCAACCCTCTGAATTTGCCAAGCTCCTCATGATCATCACCTTTGCCGACTTCCTGTCCAAACGTCAGGGGCGCATGGAGACACTAAAGGACCTGTTGCCTTGCTTCGCTTTTGTGGCCGTGCCCATGCTGCCGATCTTAAAGCAGCCCGATCTGGGCACATCCCTTGTCTTTATCGCCATCATGCTAGGGATGCTGGCTGCCGCCGGAGCGAACAAGAAGGTCTTGGGCCTCCTCGTTTTTTCCGGTCTTGTGGTGGTGATCGTCGCCATTTACGGACACCTGACCTGGGGTTGGCCGTTGCCGTTGAAGGAGTACCAGATTAAACGGTTGATCATTTTTTTGGATCCCGACCTGGATCCCCTCGGGGATGGCTACCATATCCGCCAGTCGCTGGTCGCCATCGGTTCCGGCGGGCTTTTCGGCAAGGGGCTTTTTCAGGGCACCCAGGCCCAATTGAACTTTCTACCTGAACACCACACGGACTTCGTCTTTTCCGTAGTCGGGGAAGAACTCGGCTTTATCGGCGCCGTTGGCTTGTTGGCGCTCTTCTTCGTGATCATCCTTCGGGGGCTTCGCATTGCCCTCGATGCCCGGGACACCTTCGGTTCGCTCATCGTGACAGGTATTGTCTCCATGTGGCTCTTTCATGTCCTGGTCAACGTAGGAATGACGACAGGCATCATGCCGGTTACGGGCATCCCCTTGCCCTTTGTCAGCTACGGCGGTTCGGCGATGCTGACAAATCTGGTTTGTCTGGGTTTGCTGCTCAACGTATACTGGCGTAGACAGTCGATAATGTTTTAG
- the minE gene encoding cell division topological specificity factor MinE, with protein MLDFLNRMFSRDGGNSKNIAKERLRLVLVHDRSSVSPEIMEALKEDLIKVISSYLEIDERSLEVNLNNDEASVALVANIPVLGLKRRNV; from the coding sequence GTGCTGGATTTTTTAAATCGCATGTTCAGCCGCGACGGCGGCAACAGCAAGAACATCGCAAAGGAGCGCCTGCGTCTCGTGCTGGTTCACGACCGCAGCAGCGTTTCGCCTGAAATCATGGAGGCCCTCAAAGAGGACCTGATCAAGGTGATTTCCAGCTATCTGGAAATCGATGAAAGATCGCTGGAGGTCAATTTGAACAATGACGAAGCCTCCGTCGCCCTGGTGGCCAACATTCCCGTGCTGGGGTTGAAACGCCGCAACGTTTGA
- the minD gene encoding septum site-determining protein MinD → MGEVIVITSGKGGVGKTTTTANIGTGLAALGFKVVLVDTDIGLRNLDVVMGLENRIVYDIVDVTSGQVTYAKALIKDKRFPDGRLNLLPAAQTKDKTAVNQAQMKKLCEDLQQEFDFVLIDCPAGIEQGFKNAIAGAEKAVVVTTPEVSAIRDADRIIGLLEAAGLRNPRLIINRLRPTMVKQGDMMSIEDMVDILAIDVLGVVPEDDTIVISTNKGEPAVLDDNSRAGQAYRNITRRLTGAEVPLMDLEVSEGFFDKVRKIFGMNR, encoded by the coding sequence ATGGGTGAAGTGATTGTCATCACCTCAGGCAAAGGCGGCGTCGGCAAGACGACAACAACGGCCAACATCGGCACCGGGCTGGCCGCGCTCGGTTTTAAAGTCGTTCTCGTCGATACTGATATCGGTTTGCGCAACCTGGATGTCGTTATGGGTCTCGAAAACCGGATCGTCTATGATATCGTCGATGTGACCAGCGGTCAGGTGACGTATGCCAAGGCGCTGATCAAGGACAAGCGTTTCCCTGACGGTCGTCTCAACCTGCTGCCGGCAGCCCAGACGAAGGACAAGACTGCCGTCAACCAGGCCCAGATGAAAAAACTCTGTGAAGACCTGCAGCAGGAGTTTGACTTCGTGCTCATCGACTGCCCTGCCGGCATCGAGCAGGGGTTCAAGAACGCCATCGCCGGCGCGGAGAAGGCCGTCGTCGTCACCACCCCGGAGGTTTCGGCCATCCGCGACGCCGACCGCATCATCGGCCTCCTGGAGGCGGCCGGTCTGCGCAACCCCCGCCTGATCATCAACCGCCTGCGGCCGACGATGGTCAAACAGGGGGACATGATGTCTATCGAAGACATGGTGGACATCCTGGCTATCGATGTCCTCGGCGTCGTGCCGGAAGACGACACCATCGTCATCTCGACGAACAAAGGCGAGCCGGCTGTTCTCGACGATAACTCCCGGGCTGGTCAGGCCTACCGCAACATCACCCGCCGCTTGACCGGCGCCGAGGTGCCCCTGATGGATCTGGAGGTTTCAGAAGGCTTTTTTGACAAGGTTCGTAAGATCTTCGGCATGAACCGCTAA
- the minC gene encoding septum site-determining protein MinC, whose protein sequence is MRKADIVIKGSKDGLTFFLDSQCDFSELAAAIEAKLASADCFLVGAHVTVDVGTRQLHPDQIERLRTLFPSYGLILRGINSWADPAGQHDEEERVVLKGNRERIYQIANHLYESTERADGAARSRDSRDDSAPSFSPVDAAPDYVEATTEPADHFGGSPSDSQTAILTQGGDERTLLIQRTLRSGQTVRYPGHVVILGDVNPGAEIVAGGNIIVMGVFRGVAHAGAMGSDEAVVTAYRLRPTQLRIANHITRPPDEEEEGPDHPEIARIRDGMVTIERYHYGTKSYGKDV, encoded by the coding sequence ATGCGAAAAGCAGACATCGTGATCAAGGGTTCCAAAGATGGGCTTACCTTCTTTCTGGACTCCCAGTGCGATTTTTCCGAACTGGCCGCTGCGATTGAAGCGAAACTGGCGTCAGCCGATTGTTTTCTTGTGGGCGCCCATGTCACCGTCGACGTAGGGACACGGCAACTCCACCCGGACCAGATTGAACGTCTCCGGACCCTCTTCCCGTCTTACGGGCTCATCTTGCGGGGAATCAATTCCTGGGCTGATCCGGCCGGTCAACATGACGAGGAGGAAAGGGTCGTGTTAAAAGGAAACCGCGAACGCATCTACCAAATCGCCAACCACCTCTATGAATCGACTGAACGGGCTGATGGCGCGGCGAGGAGCCGCGATTCCCGAGACGATTCCGCTCCGAGCTTTTCGCCGGTCGATGCCGCGCCGGATTATGTCGAGGCGACAACAGAACCTGCCGACCACTTCGGAGGCAGCCCTTCCGATTCGCAAACGGCCATCCTCACCCAGGGGGGCGATGAACGGACGCTGCTCATCCAGCGGACGCTCCGTTCCGGCCAGACCGTGCGCTATCCCGGACACGTGGTCATCCTGGGCGATGTCAACCCTGGCGCGGAAATCGTGGCAGGGGGCAACATCATCGTCATGGGGGTGTTCCGCGGCGTGGCCCATGCCGGCGCCATGGGCAGTGATGAGGCGGTGGTGACGGCCTACCGGCTCCGGCCGACACAATTGCGCATTGCCAATCACATCACCCGTCCGCCTGATGAAGAGGAGGAAGGTCCCGATCATCCGGAAATCGCTCGCATCCGGGATGGCATGGTGACGATTGAGCGCTACCACTACGGAACCAAATCTTACGGCAAAGACGTGTAA
- the mrdA gene encoding penicillin-binding protein 2, translating into MSLDLNNLVNEMANEMTIDPPAAKRRKDLEKTLRLFAVATILVFFALVSRLFYLQFVDATEYTTTSEENRIKMLPITAMRGDIVDRNGVTLATSVPVFNAYITYLGIQNSDREAVVQKLAHILGANDPAITADYITELFKKRRSRLYEPILIKSNLSETEVAMLEERRAELPGVVVEKGPVRYYPPVEGSQIAGHLLGYVRQISADELKQYGDEKYRLDDMIGKTGLEKAYEKYLRGQDGYQQVEINQSNRPIRNLFTHTPTPGDRLVLTLDAKVQKTMEETMDRTLSQLQRENPKAKAGAAVMINVRTGAILGMVSRPALNPNDFVGTMNQETADYYFRSDPPAGINRVIQASYPPGSTFKPITAMAALDVGKLDPHEHINCTGAYWEKPNIRCWSVHGSVDLNEAVAGSCNVYFQEMGRRAGIDNISRIAREFGLGQETGILLPGEEEGLLPGRDWKRAWGSSYANNRYQARMREQDKKTQEELTNAQTEEEKAKIQKKDTSMRKTIERDYRNDLNYWPYWQPFETYNTSIGQGRSQYTVLQLANYIATLANGGTRFQPYMVDRIETPEKQVVQQFGPTILNQVSLSPENLAMVRRAMLAVTEQGGTASYLFNNFPVKVGAKTGTAETGRAGDNKEKDYHGVFVAFAPYDNPEVAYAGVVEYGYHGGSSAGIVARAAFEAYFGVNPTNPEALVPFGRVEE; encoded by the coding sequence ATGAGCCTCGATTTAAACAACCTTGTCAATGAGATGGCCAATGAGATGACCATCGACCCCCCTGCCGCCAAGCGTCGAAAAGACCTGGAAAAGACGCTGCGGCTCTTTGCGGTGGCGACGATCCTCGTCTTTTTCGCCCTCGTGAGCCGCCTCTTTTATCTCCAGTTCGTGGACGCCACAGAGTACACGACTACGTCCGAGGAAAACCGCATCAAGATGCTGCCTATCACGGCCATGCGGGGAGACATCGTCGACCGCAACGGCGTGACCCTGGCCACATCGGTGCCCGTTTTCAACGCCTACATCACCTACCTGGGCATCCAGAACAGCGACCGGGAGGCGGTCGTGCAGAAGCTGGCTCATATCCTGGGCGCCAATGACCCGGCGATCACAGCCGACTATATCACCGAACTGTTTAAGAAACGCCGGTCTCGGCTCTACGAGCCTATCCTGATCAAATCAAACCTGAGCGAGACAGAAGTGGCCATGCTGGAGGAACGCCGGGCCGAACTGCCGGGTGTCGTCGTCGAAAAAGGTCCGGTCCGCTATTATCCACCTGTCGAGGGAAGCCAGATCGCAGGCCACCTGCTTGGCTACGTCCGGCAGATCAGCGCCGACGAGTTGAAACAGTATGGCGATGAAAAATACCGCCTCGATGATATGATCGGGAAAACGGGCCTGGAAAAGGCCTATGAAAAGTACCTGCGCGGCCAGGACGGCTACCAGCAGGTCGAGATCAACCAATCCAATCGGCCCATTCGCAATCTCTTCACCCACACCCCCACGCCCGGCGACCGCTTGGTCCTGACCCTGGACGCCAAGGTGCAAAAGACGATGGAAGAGACGATGGACCGGACCTTGAGCCAACTGCAGCGTGAGAACCCGAAGGCCAAAGCCGGCGCCGCCGTCATGATCAACGTCCGCACCGGCGCCATCCTGGGCATGGTTTCCCGACCGGCCCTCAACCCCAATGATTTTGTCGGAACGATGAACCAGGAGACGGCCGATTACTACTTCCGTTCCGATCCGCCGGCGGGAATCAACCGGGTGATCCAGGCTTCCTATCCGCCAGGTTCGACCTTCAAACCGATCACCGCCATGGCTGCGCTAGATGTGGGAAAACTTGATCCCCACGAACACATCAACTGCACCGGCGCCTACTGGGAGAAACCAAACATCCGCTGTTGGAGCGTTCACGGGTCTGTCGACTTGAACGAGGCTGTCGCCGGTTCTTGCAACGTCTATTTTCAGGAGATGGGGCGGCGGGCCGGCATCGATAACATCAGCCGCATCGCCCGCGAGTTTGGCCTCGGCCAGGAGACGGGCATCCTGCTGCCCGGCGAGGAGGAGGGCCTTCTGCCTGGCCGGGACTGGAAGCGCGCTTGGGGAAGCTCCTACGCAAACAACCGCTACCAGGCACGCATGCGCGAACAGGACAAAAAGACCCAAGAGGAACTGACCAACGCGCAGACGGAAGAGGAAAAAGCCAAAATCCAGAAAAAAGACACGTCCATGCGCAAGACGATCGAACGGGACTACCGCAACGATCTGAACTACTGGCCCTACTGGCAGCCCTTCGAGACCTACAACACCTCCATCGGCCAGGGGAGAAGCCAGTACACGGTGTTGCAGTTGGCCAACTACATCGCCACCCTGGCCAACGGGGGCACCCGCTTCCAGCCCTACATGGTTGACCGGATTGAAACACCAGAGAAGCAGGTGGTCCAGCAGTTCGGGCCGACCATCCTCAATCAGGTGTCCCTGTCGCCGGAGAACTTGGCCATGGTGCGGCGGGCCATGCTGGCTGTCACCGAGCAGGGTGGGACAGCGTCCTACCTGTTCAACAATTTCCCCGTCAAGGTCGGCGCCAAGACGGGCACGGCCGAGACAGGCCGGGCCGGCGACAACAAGGAAAAGGATTACCATGGCGTCTTCGTCGCCTTTGCGCCTTACGACAACCCGGAAGTGGCTTACGCCGGCGTCGTCGAATACGGCTACCATGGCGGTTCCTCTGCCGGCATCGTGGCGCGAGCCGCCTTTGAAGCCTATTTCGGCGTTAACCCCACCAATCCGGAAGCCTTGGTTCCCTTTGGGCGTGTCGAAGAATAA
- the mreD gene encoding rod shape-determining protein MreD — protein MRHLNLVLLLLASTTLQTTLMANLAIAGVTPHLVLLLVVFTAILKGGRFGSLFGAGAGLFLDMLTGRYIGLNALALAATAGLCGFIEGRLYKDNLLVPIGCVLASTLAYHTFAFLLGSFAGLPFAVGGFFMTLLTQALYNTAAVPLLYGPFYRAARKGWLPKEEVGS, from the coding sequence TTGCGCCATCTGAACCTGGTCCTGTTGCTGTTGGCGAGCACGACCTTGCAGACGACCCTGATGGCCAATCTGGCCATTGCCGGCGTGACACCTCATCTCGTGTTGCTCCTTGTCGTCTTTACAGCCATACTGAAGGGCGGACGTTTCGGCAGCCTCTTCGGCGCTGGCGCCGGTCTCTTTCTGGACATGCTGACGGGCCGCTATATCGGGTTGAACGCCCTCGCCCTGGCCGCCACGGCCGGCCTCTGCGGCTTCATCGAAGGGCGTCTGTACAAGGACAACCTGCTCGTTCCCATCGGCTGCGTCTTAGCCAGCACACTGGCGTACCACACCTTCGCCTTCCTGTTGGGAAGTTTCGCCGGACTGCCCTTTGCCGTCGGCGGCTTTTTCATGACCCTCTTGACCCAGGCTCTTTATAACACAGCGGCGGTGCCCTTGCTGTACGGTCCCTTTTACCGGGCCGCCCGCAAAGGGTGGTTGCCGAAGGAAGAGGTGGGTTCATGA
- the mreC gene encoding rod shape-determining protein MreC, which translates to MARTRMRKTLLVVGLGTVIGLGLLRMTSNDRWDTTLLESSSHALLAPFQAGLAYVTGQGEAMGQAVINYRQVKEENEALRRENGELRRENGLLRQYQLENLRMKEMLAFKEEKGGNYQMIAARVIGRETSTWFRSLTLDQGAADGVEKDMVVINNDGLIGHVTSVSPHSCQVLLIIDREAPVPAMLLMTREPGIIEAKGDGSGLLQMVHLRRDAPVQDEQLVVTSGLGSLYPKGLRVGYVTGLEPEPNGLTKRAALRPAVDFQRLEEVFIVQKVLRQEGE; encoded by the coding sequence TTGGCCCGAACAAGAATGAGAAAGACACTTCTTGTCGTCGGTCTTGGAACGGTCATCGGCTTGGGGCTTCTCCGGATGACGAGCAACGACCGGTGGGACACGACCCTTCTGGAGAGTTCCAGCCATGCGCTGCTGGCGCCATTCCAGGCTGGTCTTGCCTATGTGACCGGACAGGGGGAGGCCATGGGCCAGGCGGTGATCAACTACCGTCAGGTCAAGGAGGAGAACGAGGCGTTGCGCCGGGAAAACGGTGAATTGCGCCGCGAAAACGGATTGCTTCGCCAGTACCAGTTAGAAAATCTCCGCATGAAAGAGATGCTAGCATTTAAAGAAGAAAAAGGGGGAAACTACCAGATGATCGCGGCCAGAGTCATCGGCCGTGAGACATCGACGTGGTTTCGTTCATTGACCCTCGACCAGGGGGCAGCCGACGGGGTGGAGAAGGACATGGTCGTCATCAACAATGACGGACTGATCGGTCATGTGACCTCCGTGTCGCCCCATTCCTGTCAGGTCCTGCTGATCATCGACCGGGAAGCGCCGGTGCCCGCTATGCTGCTGATGACCCGGGAACCCGGCATCATCGAGGCCAAGGGCGACGGTTCTGGCCTGTTGCAGATGGTTCACCTGCGCCGCGACGCGCCCGTTCAGGATGAACAACTGGTCGTCACCTCCGGTCTGGGGTCCCTCTATCCGAAAGGCTTGCGCGTCGGCTATGTCACCGGGTTGGAACCGGAACCGAACGGCCTGACAAAACGAGCCGCTTTGCGTCCAGCTGTCGACTTCCAGCGCCTGGAAGAGGTCTTTATCGTCCAAAAGGTCCTGCGCCAGGAGGGAGAGTAG